Proteins encoded by one window of Chrysiogenes arsenatis DSM 11915:
- the rpsF gene encoding 30S ribosomal protein S6: protein MRKYEVMFIAQPELGEDELKAYIARIDDIIARFEGKIDKFENWGKKKLAYPIQKKSYGHYLMYHVDGQSAMIDEIERIFKISDEVMRHIVVKLEKDALEAMKKAADAVEARAKARAARLEEETQSVETQEPVAAEAAAEEAPQEAQ from the coding sequence ATGCGCAAGTACGAAGTCATGTTCATCGCCCAGCCAGAGCTAGGCGAAGATGAACTCAAAGCCTACATCGCCCGGATTGATGATATCATCGCCCGCTTTGAAGGAAAAATCGACAAGTTTGAGAATTGGGGCAAGAAGAAACTCGCGTACCCCATCCAGAAGAAGAGCTACGGACACTACCTGATGTATCATGTAGATGGCCAATCGGCAATGATCGACGAAATCGAGCGGATTTTTAAAATTTCCGACGAAGTAATGCGTCACATTGTTGTGAAGCTGGAAAAAGACGCGCTTGAAGCGATGAAGAAAGCGGCTGACGCCGTTGAAGCTCGCGCAAAAGCCCGTGCTGCCCGTCTTGAAGAAGAGACTCAGAGCGTAGAAACTCAAGAGCCAGTTGCCGCAGAAGCCGCCGCTGAGGAAGCACCGCAAGAGGCACAATAA
- the ssb gene encoding single-stranded DNA-binding protein: MSSFNKVVLLGNLTRDPELRFIPSGAAVTTLGLAVNNPRVENETMFIDVTVWNKPAENCAKYLTKGSSVLIEGRLTYRTWEDKQSGQKRGKHEVVAETVQFIRTGRGGGGNSDGEGYSNEYAQESPAAAPASRSKGTMPPVDIPDDDIPF, encoded by the coding sequence ATGTCAAGTTTTAACAAGGTGGTGTTGCTCGGCAACTTAACCCGTGATCCTGAACTGCGCTTTATCCCATCGGGTGCCGCTGTTACTACTCTCGGCCTCGCCGTAAACAACCCCCGTGTTGAAAACGAAACGATGTTTATTGATGTGACCGTCTGGAACAAACCAGCGGAAAACTGCGCAAAATACTTGACCAAAGGGTCAAGCGTTCTTATCGAAGGGCGCTTAACCTATCGCACGTGGGAAGACAAACAATCCGGCCAGAAACGTGGGAAACATGAAGTGGTTGCAGAAACCGTTCAATTCATCCGCACCGGTCGTGGCGGTGGCGGAAATAGCGATGGCGAAGGGTACAGCAATGAGTACGCTCAGGAAAGCCCAGCTGCCGCTCCCGCATCACGTTCCAAAGGAACTATGCCACCAGTTGACATTCCCGACGACGATATTCCGTTTTAA
- the rpsR gene encoding 30S ribosomal protein S18, whose product MTAEARPRRFQKRRFTRRKKVCPFCAEKIDYIDYKDSKRLRGFITERSKIKPRRMTGTCAKHQRLLSTAIKRSRMMALLSFTAEF is encoded by the coding sequence ATGACTGCAGAAGCACGTCCTCGCCGTTTTCAAAAGCGCCGTTTTACGCGCCGCAAAAAAGTATGTCCGTTCTGTGCTGAAAAGATAGACTACATTGACTATAAAGACAGCAAACGTCTGCGCGGGTTTATCACCGAACGCAGCAAAATTAAGCCACGTCGCATGACTGGCACGTGCGCGAAGCACCAGCGTCTTCTTTCGACCGCAATTAAGCGTTCGCGGATGATGGCGCTCCTTTCATTTACCGCTGAATTTTAA
- a CDS encoding GNAT family N-acetyltransferase yields the protein MSTPQITTRRATLDDFAALKAFDEALIAYDANFDETLNAKWPESEEATEYFRDRASGAEGVAFMAEVDGKTVGFLTAVMREAHSYRTISQVAELESMFVDPAWRGRAIGEQLVEHFLAWARSSGATRVCVEASYDNSGAVKFYQKMGFIPYNILLEQTISPMRS from the coding sequence ATGAGCACGCCACAGATTACGACCAGACGCGCCACACTTGATGATTTTGCCGCCCTGAAAGCGTTTGACGAAGCACTGATCGCCTATGATGCGAATTTTGATGAAACACTCAATGCCAAGTGGCCAGAGAGTGAAGAAGCAACCGAGTATTTTCGCGACCGCGCCAGCGGCGCCGAAGGGGTGGCCTTCATGGCCGAAGTCGATGGGAAAACCGTGGGCTTTCTTACCGCTGTGATGCGCGAAGCGCACTCCTATCGCACCATTTCACAGGTTGCCGAACTTGAAAGCATGTTCGTTGATCCAGCGTGGCGTGGCCGCGCCATTGGCGAACAACTGGTCGAACACTTTTTAGCGTGGGCGCGCAGCAGTGGCGCTACGCGCGTATGCGTTGAGGCTTCCTATGACAACAGTGGCGCCGTAAAATTTTACCAAAAAATGGGATTTATTCCGTATAACATACTGCTCGAACAAACCATTTCACCTATGAGGTCATGA
- the murC gene encoding UDP-N-acetylmuramate--L-alanine ligase yields MFSKKNRIHFVGIGGIGMSGIAEVLINLGYRISGSDIRASVITRRLESLGAVLYEGHHRENIADIDVVVISSAIHNGNPEVEEARRRRIPVIPRAEMLAELMRMKYGILIAGAHGKTTTTSLAATVLTDANLDPTVVIGGRLNMIKSNAKLGQGKLIVAEADESDGSFLHLSPTISVVTNIDNEHLDHYGTLENIKQAFLQFINKTPFFGMSFVCLDDEHIQGLLPLIEKPFMTYGLNANADIQAVKIERIDGKYHYSVNYKGEEIGRFTQALPGMHNVLNSLPVIGIAIECGMAPEAIARSIANFGGVHRRFEIVGHRNGFAVVDDYGHHPTEITAVLQAARDSYTGKVIAIFQPHRYSRVQSLYEEFTKSFYHADEVIVADIYPAGEAPIAGLNSHQIALDIQARGHKSVRHIPSIDEIADYLREQHGEDGIMITLGAGNINQVCSALVPPVTP; encoded by the coding sequence ATGTTTAGCAAAAAGAATCGTATCCACTTTGTCGGCATTGGCGGTATCGGCATGAGCGGCATTGCCGAAGTGCTGATCAACCTTGGCTACCGTATCTCCGGCTCTGATATTCGCGCCTCTGTCATTACGCGCCGCTTGGAATCACTGGGTGCCGTACTCTACGAAGGGCATCACCGTGAAAACATTGCTGATATTGACGTCGTAGTGATCTCCAGTGCGATTCACAATGGTAACCCAGAAGTGGAAGAAGCACGCCGCCGCCGTATTCCGGTTATCCCACGCGCGGAAATGCTCGCCGAACTGATGCGGATGAAATACGGCATTCTGATAGCAGGCGCGCACGGCAAAACGACGACGACCAGCCTCGCGGCGACCGTCCTGACCGACGCCAACCTTGACCCGACCGTAGTTATCGGCGGTCGCCTCAATATGATTAAAAGCAATGCTAAACTTGGCCAAGGGAAGCTGATTGTTGCGGAAGCAGACGAATCAGACGGCTCTTTCCTCCACCTCTCGCCAACGATTTCGGTGGTCACCAATATCGACAACGAACACCTTGACCACTACGGCACGCTGGAAAATATCAAGCAAGCCTTTCTGCAATTTATCAACAAAACCCCTTTCTTTGGCATGAGTTTCGTCTGTCTCGACGACGAACATATTCAGGGCTTACTGCCACTCATTGAAAAACCTTTTATGACCTATGGTCTGAATGCCAATGCCGATATTCAGGCCGTTAAAATCGAACGCATCGACGGAAAGTACCACTACAGCGTTAACTATAAAGGCGAAGAGATCGGTCGCTTTACGCAAGCCCTGCCCGGCATGCATAACGTGCTCAATTCGCTGCCGGTCATTGGTATTGCGATCGAATGCGGTATGGCACCCGAGGCCATCGCCCGTTCCATCGCCAACTTTGGCGGCGTCCATCGCCGCTTTGAAATTGTTGGGCACCGCAACGGTTTTGCCGTGGTCGATGATTATGGACACCACCCAACCGAAATTACCGCCGTCTTGCAAGCCGCGCGCGATAGCTACACCGGAAAAGTGATCGCTATTTTCCAACCGCACCGCTACAGCCGCGTACAGTCGCTCTACGAAGAATTCACCAAATCGTTCTACCATGCAGATGAAGTAATCGTCGCCGACATTTATCCTGCTGGCGAAGCACCGATTGCCGGACTAAACTCGCATCAGATTGCCCTCGATATTCAAGCCCGCGGCCATAAATCCGTACGCCACATTCCGAGTATCGACGAAATTGCAGACTATTTGCGGGAGCAGCATGGCGAGGATGGGATTATGATTACGCTGGGCGCAGGCAACATCAACCAAGTGTGCAGTGCATTGGTGCCACCAGTCACACCATGA
- the murB gene encoding UDP-N-acetylmuramate dehydrogenase, whose product MKTLYDVPFSHYTTLKAGGVVGILYLPESPEEFGEVVTAHPDVPILGGGSNTLLLASGTHALIVTRELRHWEENGTIALVDAGVALPPLASALTKRGYGGFAALAGIPGTVGGALMMNAGCFGTTISDRLLWVECLEHGTLVRREKAALTFAYRQSSLAHPVVRAAFDITLQRDDMAIYQEKLSLKKATQPYTEPTLGSNFKNGETYSSAKLLDECGLKGKSIGAMKVSEVHANFIVNSAPHHANPDEYRELSEVMAAAVNERFQIPLSREVRFLGQNGWE is encoded by the coding sequence ATGAAAACACTCTACGATGTCCCTTTTTCCCATTACACCACCCTGAAAGCTGGTGGCGTGGTCGGCATCCTGTATCTGCCAGAATCGCCCGAGGAGTTTGGCGAAGTCGTCACCGCCCATCCCGATGTGCCGATTCTGGGTGGCGGATCAAATACGCTCCTCCTTGCGAGCGGCACACACGCACTGATCGTCACCCGAGAGTTGCGCCACTGGGAAGAGAACGGCACGATAGCCCTTGTTGACGCTGGAGTGGCGCTACCGCCCTTGGCGAGCGCGCTGACGAAGCGGGGCTATGGCGGATTCGCCGCACTCGCCGGCATTCCCGGCACGGTTGGTGGCGCGCTGATGATGAATGCGGGCTGTTTTGGCACAACGATTTCCGACCGTTTACTTTGGGTCGAGTGCCTTGAGCATGGCACACTCGTTCGTCGCGAGAAAGCCGCACTTACTTTTGCCTATCGCCAAAGTTCGCTGGCACATCCCGTGGTACGCGCCGCTTTTGATATTACCCTACAGCGCGACGACATGGCGATCTATCAGGAAAAACTGAGCCTCAAGAAAGCCACACAGCCCTATACCGAACCAACACTGGGCTCAAACTTCAAAAATGGCGAAACCTACAGCAGTGCGAAACTACTTGATGAATGTGGGTTGAAAGGAAAGAGCATCGGTGCCATGAAGGTCAGCGAAGTGCACGCCAATTTCATTGTGAATAGCGCCCCCCATCACGCCAATCCCGATGAGTATCGTGAACTTTCGGAAGTCATGGCAGCAGCCGTCAACGAACGATTCCAGATTCCCCTCAGCCGTGAAGTCCGTTTCCTTGGGCAAAATGGATGGGAGTAA
- a CDS encoding Na+/H+ antiporter subunit G has translation MFGEILLSALIIFGAFFALAGSIGLYRLRDFFTRLHGPTKATTLGVGSIALASALYFSWYGSGVSVHEVLIILFLFITAPISAHILAKASLHRKEADPKS, from the coding sequence ATGTTTGGAGAAATACTACTGTCAGCGCTGATAATCTTTGGCGCCTTTTTCGCCTTAGCGGGATCGATTGGCCTGTACCGTTTGCGGGATTTTTTCACGCGTCTGCATGGACCAACGAAGGCGACGACCCTTGGTGTCGGGAGTATTGCGCTCGCGTCAGCGCTTTATTTCAGCTGGTATGGTTCCGGGGTGAGTGTGCACGAAGTGCTGATCATCCTGTTCTTATTCATTACTGCGCCGATCAGTGCACATATTCTTGCAAAAGCTTCACTGCATCGCAAAGAGGCTGATCCGAAGAGTTGA
- a CDS encoding K+/H+ antiporter subunit F produces the protein MLAYSIIIAQVLLTVAQLLNLYRLIKGPGMTDRILALDTMYINAIAMLLLFGITFNSAAYFEAGLIIAVMGFISTVAAGRYLLRGRIVE, from the coding sequence ATGCTAGCGTATTCAATCATTATCGCGCAGGTGCTTTTGACGGTTGCACAGTTGTTAAACTTGTATCGCTTGATTAAAGGGCCAGGGATGACAGACCGGATTTTAGCGCTCGATACTATGTACATCAATGCAATTGCGATGCTTTTACTGTTTGGGATCACCTTTAACTCTGCCGCATATTTTGAAGCTGGTTTGATTATAGCGGTGATGGGTTTTATTAGTACCGTTGCCGCGGGTCGATACCTGCTACGCGGTCGGATCGTGGAATAA
- a CDS encoding Na+/H+ antiporter subunit E: MKNRLLPHPSLTIALTLLWLLLVNSLDMGNIVLGIILGLVIPWFTDRFWRERPKIVNYPLLFRFFLGTFLYDVIVSNFTVVRLILKPDISTLQPGFIEIPLDTSDSLVISILASVISLTPGTVSSDVSEDRTMLLVHNLHVPDKQAAIDGIKSRYEATLKEIFGC, translated from the coding sequence ATGAAAAACCGTCTGTTACCCCACCCATCGCTGACCATTGCGCTTACACTTTTATGGTTGCTCCTCGTAAACTCGCTCGATATGGGAAATATTGTTTTGGGGATTATCCTTGGTCTTGTGATCCCGTGGTTTACCGATCGCTTCTGGCGAGAGCGCCCGAAAATTGTGAATTACCCGCTCCTGTTCCGATTTTTCTTGGGAACATTCTTGTACGATGTGATTGTGTCGAATTTTACCGTGGTACGGCTTATTTTGAAGCCGGATATTTCTACGCTTCAACCCGGATTTATCGAAATTCCGCTGGATACGTCTGACTCTCTGGTCATATCAATTCTGGCGAGTGTTATATCGTTGACGCCCGGGACGGTCTCTTCTGACGTGAGCGAAGATCGCACCATGCTGCTCGTGCATAACCTGCATGTGCCTGATAAACAAGCGGCTATTGATGGGATTAAGAGTCGCTACGAAGCAACGTTGAAGGAGATATTCGGATGCTAG
- a CDS encoding monovalent cation/H+ antiporter subunit D, with translation MNHLIILPLVLPLLLGAVMTICAKQSIQWHRSLGLLGTAALVVITLALFVQAISGPIQVYVLGNWLPPFGIVLVLDRLSALMILMTSILAFVALLYATRGGDTLGVNFHALFQFQLLGIGGAFLTGDIFNLFVFFEIMLLASYALLLHGGGKKRTSAGLHYVVLNLLGSSLFLIGVGVLYSVLGSLNMADLALRIGMASEENRALLMASALILFTVFALKAALLPLYFWLPSAYGTTSAPVAALFAIMTKVGIYVILRVYTLIFGEHAGVVAGVIDPWLIPVALITLILGAIGALASRDLRTTIAYLVVVSVGTLLAVIGTFDQAAIAAAIVYLPHTTFVTAGMFLIADMIQQQRLTERSGLRPDLPVAQPRLLGLLFFAGAVAIAGLPPLSGFVAKAMMLIAVQSHLAAPWIWAIILVAGLFGLIAIGRAGSVIFWKILPFDEGGKDGYTKVPYADAPRFSAGYAAPALVLIIISPLLVIFAGALSEFATVTAAQIMNPLEYIRAVLGNDANFAVATLGGAS, from the coding sequence ATAAACCATTTGATAATTTTACCGCTCGTTTTGCCGCTCTTGCTGGGCGCGGTCATGACGATTTGCGCCAAGCAATCAATACAGTGGCATCGTTCGCTCGGGTTGCTCGGAACGGCGGCGTTGGTGGTCATTACGTTGGCACTCTTTGTACAAGCAATTTCTGGGCCGATTCAGGTGTATGTATTGGGGAACTGGCTTCCGCCATTCGGTATTGTCCTTGTGTTGGATCGCTTAAGCGCTTTAATGATTTTGATGACGTCGATTCTGGCATTCGTTGCCTTACTGTATGCGACACGCGGTGGAGATACGTTAGGAGTTAACTTTCATGCTCTCTTTCAGTTTCAACTTCTTGGAATTGGCGGAGCGTTTCTGACAGGGGATATTTTCAACCTCTTTGTTTTCTTTGAAATTATGTTGCTGGCGTCGTACGCGTTGCTCCTCCACGGCGGTGGCAAAAAACGTACCTCGGCGGGATTACATTACGTAGTGCTCAATCTCTTAGGGTCAAGTCTATTTCTGATTGGCGTCGGGGTGCTGTATAGTGTGCTTGGCAGCTTGAATATGGCTGACCTTGCGCTTCGCATCGGTATGGCGAGCGAAGAAAACCGTGCGCTCTTGATGGCCAGCGCTTTGATTCTCTTTACGGTGTTTGCTTTGAAGGCGGCGCTCTTGCCACTTTATTTCTGGCTTCCGAGTGCCTATGGTACGACAAGCGCACCGGTTGCGGCACTCTTTGCGATTATGACCAAAGTTGGGATTTACGTTATTCTGCGCGTCTACACCCTTATCTTCGGAGAACATGCCGGTGTCGTCGCTGGCGTTATCGACCCTTGGTTGATTCCGGTGGCACTCATCACCTTGATTCTGGGGGCTATTGGCGCACTTGCCAGTCGCGATTTGCGGACGACTATTGCGTACCTTGTAGTGGTGTCGGTAGGAACGCTCTTGGCGGTAATAGGTACGTTTGATCAGGCTGCTATCGCCGCTGCGATCGTATATCTGCCGCATACCACCTTTGTCACCGCAGGGATGTTCTTGATTGCCGATATGATTCAACAGCAGCGTTTAACCGAGCGAAGCGGGTTACGCCCTGACTTGCCAGTAGCGCAACCCCGTTTACTCGGTTTGTTGTTCTTTGCGGGCGCCGTTGCAATCGCAGGGCTGCCACCATTGAGCGGGTTTGTGGCGAAAGCGATGATGTTGATTGCGGTTCAATCGCATCTGGCCGCTCCGTGGATTTGGGCGATTATTTTGGTGGCAGGCTTGTTCGGACTGATTGCTATCGGGCGTGCGGGAAGTGTCATTTTCTGGAAAATACTCCCCTTCGACGAGGGTGGCAAAGACGGCTATACCAAAGTCCCATACGCCGATGCGCCGCGTTTTAGTGCAGGGTATGCCGCTCCCGCTCTAGTATTAATTATTATCAGTCCTCTGTTGGTGATTTTTGCAGGAGCGCTGAGTGAGTTTGCTACGGTTACGGCGGCGCAGATTATGAACCCACTAGAGTATATCCGTGCGGTGCTTGGAAATGACGCTAACTTTGCTGTTGCGACTCTTGGAGGTGCATCATGA
- a CDS encoding Na+/H+ antiporter subunit C, translating into MELLVSLCIGLLVACGVYLMLRARTYPVIVGLSLLGYAVNLFLFLTGRLATNLPAVIQKGQVAEYTDPLPQALVLTAIVIGFGMVAYVVTLAIKAQAETGNDHVDGKENTL; encoded by the coding sequence ATGGAATTGTTAGTCTCGCTTTGTATAGGCCTGTTGGTGGCATGCGGTGTCTATTTGATGCTCCGTGCGCGCACGTATCCGGTCATCGTGGGTCTTTCGCTACTCGGGTATGCCGTGAACTTATTCCTGTTTCTGACGGGGCGTCTTGCGACAAATCTTCCGGCAGTCATTCAAAAGGGTCAAGTTGCGGAATATACCGACCCGTTGCCGCAAGCGTTAGTGTTAACGGCCATTGTTATTGGCTTTGGGATGGTGGCGTACGTCGTGACCCTTGCAATCAAGGCACAAGCGGAAACAGGGAATGATCACGTTGATGGTAAGGAGAACACGTTATGA
- a CDS encoding monovalent cation/H+ antiporter subunit A, giving the protein MTTLPLIPLLPLLGAIIPAFFQNRNANALSAGAIAATSLLLLLGQAPVVFQGAMPIASWSWIPAIGLNFAFRVSGFGFMFAFLILFIGLLIVLYARYYLSASDPMGRFYCYLLFFMGSMLGIVLSENLLLLMMFWELTSISSFLLIGFWSYRTDAREGARMALVITGGGGLAMLAGFLVLGNIVGSFELSDILASKELIQSHPHYLMMLILVLLGAFTKSAQFPFQFWLPHAMAAPTPVSAYLHSATMVKAGVFLLALLFPVLAGTPEWFFIVTPVGLITLMFAAHMALFKDDLKGLLAYSTVSHLGLITLLFGLGSPLAAFTAVFHILNHASFKAGLFMLAGIIDHETGTRDMKKLAGLWKYMPLTGTLTMIGCASMAGVPLFNGFLSKEMFLAETLMPNFFGSLSWIVPLGATLAAVFAVAYSIRMVHDVFFNGVAHDLPKKPHEPPHGMRLPAEILMVVCIAVGIFPAALAGPMVNVAAGSILGADLPDYHIAIWHGLNMALLLSVVALVGGALLYWQKAKAFDAHAWFITRCDGKNNFEVIIANIIRAARAVTATLENGSLQRYLALFVGAAIVLGFSPFLGDSAPFLGDVPMTSVDLATLVMAAILAICAVATVVFHRQRIVALIMLSAVGLIVSLAFVRFSAPDLALTQLSVEVVSIILLLKALHYLPRTTPVESSSTRRWRDIVLSLVAGGGITALMMAFLTRPYDTIAGFFLENSVPGGGGTNVVNVILVDFRGFDTMGEITVLAMAALGIYALLHGMRISGPEQDDAGREWSKDRFPMILATLTRPILPLALLFSVYIFLRGHNEPGGGFIAGLITACVLILQYIASGSDWTRARLKFDNHVIMAWGLMIAAFTGLASWIFGHPFLTSTFTYLTWPIVGKFEVASAIAFDLGVYLTVIGCIMVVLVKLGAIGRANPAGMEGGR; this is encoded by the coding sequence ATGACAACTCTTCCTCTTATCCCGTTGCTCCCATTGCTGGGGGCGATTATTCCGGCGTTTTTCCAAAACCGGAATGCAAATGCGCTAAGTGCAGGCGCGATTGCCGCTACATCGTTATTGCTTTTGTTGGGACAGGCGCCAGTGGTCTTTCAAGGTGCCATGCCGATTGCGAGTTGGAGCTGGATTCCAGCGATTGGCCTGAACTTTGCCTTTCGCGTCAGCGGATTTGGTTTCATGTTTGCCTTTTTGATCCTCTTTATTGGTTTACTGATTGTGCTCTATGCGCGCTACTATTTGAGCGCCAGTGATCCGATGGGTCGCTTCTACTGTTATCTACTCTTTTTTATGGGTTCGATGCTTGGGATTGTTCTGTCCGAGAATCTTCTTTTGCTGATGATGTTCTGGGAATTAACGAGTATTAGTTCTTTTCTATTGATTGGATTTTGGAGCTACCGCACGGATGCTCGCGAAGGGGCGCGTATGGCGCTCGTAATTACTGGTGGCGGTGGGCTTGCGATGTTGGCTGGGTTTTTGGTGCTGGGTAATATCGTAGGGAGTTTCGAACTCAGCGATATTTTGGCATCAAAAGAGTTGATTCAGTCACACCCACATTACTTAATGATGTTGATATTGGTGCTTCTCGGGGCGTTTACCAAATCAGCACAGTTCCCCTTCCAGTTCTGGTTACCGCACGCGATGGCCGCACCGACTCCAGTCAGTGCTTATCTTCATTCCGCAACGATGGTAAAAGCTGGCGTCTTTTTGCTGGCCTTACTGTTCCCTGTACTCGCGGGAACACCGGAATGGTTCTTTATTGTGACCCCAGTCGGCTTGATTACCCTGATGTTCGCTGCGCATATGGCGCTCTTTAAGGATGACCTTAAAGGGTTATTGGCTTACTCGACGGTGAGTCACTTAGGGCTTATCACGCTTCTCTTCGGCCTTGGAAGTCCACTAGCCGCATTCACGGCTGTTTTTCATATTTTGAATCACGCGAGCTTCAAAGCAGGTCTTTTCATGCTGGCGGGGATTATTGATCACGAAACAGGCACGCGCGATATGAAAAAGCTGGCAGGTCTTTGGAAGTACATGCCGCTAACCGGAACGCTCACTATGATTGGGTGTGCGTCGATGGCGGGCGTGCCGCTCTTTAACGGATTTTTGAGTAAAGAGATGTTCCTTGCTGAAACATTGATGCCGAACTTCTTTGGTTCACTGAGTTGGATTGTGCCACTCGGGGCAACATTGGCAGCCGTTTTTGCGGTTGCCTACTCGATTCGCATGGTGCACGACGTGTTCTTTAACGGTGTGGCGCATGATTTGCCCAAGAAACCACATGAGCCGCCCCATGGTATGCGTTTGCCTGCTGAAATATTGATGGTAGTATGTATTGCCGTTGGTATTTTCCCTGCCGCGTTAGCTGGGCCGATGGTGAATGTTGCTGCTGGCAGTATTCTTGGTGCTGACCTACCCGACTATCATATTGCAATCTGGCACGGCCTGAATATGGCACTATTGCTGAGTGTTGTCGCTCTTGTTGGCGGTGCGCTCCTGTACTGGCAAAAAGCCAAGGCGTTCGACGCACATGCGTGGTTCATTACCCGTTGTGATGGAAAAAATAACTTTGAAGTAATTATTGCAAACATAATTCGTGCCGCTCGGGCGGTGACGGCAACGCTTGAAAATGGTTCGCTGCAACGCTATTTGGCACTTTTTGTCGGCGCAGCGATTGTGCTTGGATTTAGCCCTTTCCTTGGCGATTCGGCGCCATTCCTTGGCGATGTACCTATGACGTCTGTCGATCTAGCCACGCTGGTGATGGCTGCTATTCTTGCTATCTGCGCGGTTGCGACGGTGGTATTTCACCGCCAGCGCATTGTTGCTCTGATTATGCTCAGCGCCGTCGGCTTGATCGTTTCGCTTGCCTTTGTCCGTTTTTCGGCACCAGACCTAGCATTGACGCAGCTTTCAGTCGAAGTGGTTTCGATTATCCTTCTGTTGAAGGCGCTGCATTATTTGCCGCGCACAACGCCGGTTGAGTCATCTTCGACTCGTCGTTGGCGTGATATTGTGCTTTCACTCGTCGCTGGTGGTGGGATTACAGCGCTCATGATGGCGTTCTTGACCCGTCCGTACGATACTATTGCTGGATTCTTCTTGGAAAACAGCGTGCCGGGTGGTGGCGGAACAAACGTGGTCAACGTTATTCTGGTCGACTTCCGGGGATTTGATACGATGGGCGAAATCACGGTGCTGGCGATGGCGGCGCTCGGTATTTACGCGTTACTCCATGGAATGCGCATCTCCGGCCCAGAGCAGGATGATGCTGGCAGAGAGTGGAGTAAGGATCGCTTCCCGATGATTCTCGCTACACTGACTCGACCGATTTTGCCGCTCGCGCTGCTGTTTTCCGTCTATATCTTCCTGCGCGGCCATAACGAGCCTGGCGGAGGGTTTATTGCGGGACTGATTACCGCGTGTGTGTTGATTCTGCAATATATCGCCAGCGGTTCTGATTGGACTCGCGCCCGTTTGAAATTTGATAATCACGTGATCATGGCGTGGGGATTGATGATTGCGGCGTTCACGGGGCTGGCGAGTTGGATTTTTGGACACCCATTCCTGACCAGTACCTTCACGTACTTAACTTGGCCCATTGTGGGCAAGTTTGAGGTGGCCAGTGCCATTGCCTTCGACCTTGGGGTGTATTTAACCGTTATCGGGTGTATTATGGTGGTGCTGGTGAAGTTGGGAGCGATCGGTCGCGCGAATCCCGCTGGAATGGAAGGGGGGCGTTAA
- a CDS encoding tRNA1(Val) (adenine(37)-N6)-methyltransferase, giving the protein MIQYEEPLDLFTSDTIYSSKIHVRQHRDGYRFGIDPILLGHFTPLASGKRVLDIGTGAGVIPLLLSYLYAPLELCAVELQPSLAALARQNFQLNGLSVDLFEGNFLDYSAPPFDAIFSNPPYRRHNAGLHADGERKHARHESVMTLEQMIRHASSMLVSGGTLSLVLIPERFAETTVLLRRANIEPKRVRFVHSTLQAESRIFLLEGKKSGKPSMKVEPPLIVYDDPHAHVYTPECRALLWEGGNPPSHTPHAAY; this is encoded by the coding sequence GTGATTCAGTATGAAGAGCCTCTAGATTTATTCACCTCTGACACGATTTATTCTTCGAAAATACATGTTCGGCAACATCGGGATGGCTACCGTTTTGGTATCGATCCCATTTTGCTGGGGCACTTTACACCGCTGGCCTCTGGTAAGCGGGTGCTTGATATCGGTACGGGGGCAGGGGTAATTCCCTTGCTGCTGAGCTATTTGTATGCGCCACTAGAGCTGTGTGCTGTCGAATTACAGCCGTCTTTGGCTGCGTTGGCACGACAAAACTTTCAATTGAATGGTCTTTCGGTAGACCTTTTTGAGGGAAATTTTCTTGATTATAGCGCGCCACCATTCGATGCCATTTTCAGCAATCCTCCCTATCGTCGTCACAATGCTGGACTGCACGCTGATGGAGAAAGGAAACATGCACGCCATGAAAGTGTGATGACGCTGGAGCAGATGATTCGTCATGCGTCGTCAATGCTCGTTTCTGGTGGGACGTTATCATTGGTGTTAATCCCAGAGCGTTTTGCGGAAACAACGGTATTGCTGCGGCGGGCGAATATTGAGCCGAAGCGGGTACGTTTTGTTCATTCCACGCTGCAGGCGGAAAGTCGAATCTTTCTCCTTGAAGGAAAAAAAAGCGGCAAGCCTAGCATGAAGGTAGAGCCGCCATTGATTGTCTACGATGACCCGCACGCTCATGTGTATACGCCTGAGTGCCGAGCATTACTATGGGAAGGGGGTAACCCCCCTTCCCATACACCCCACGCCGCCTATTGA